One part of the Lotus japonicus ecotype B-129 chromosome 2, LjGifu_v1.2 genome encodes these proteins:
- the LOC130736537 gene encoding secreted RxLR effector protein 78-like has translation MPRLLNQNQFAFTAGRQIADCSLIANEVVRTMSSRPQGGLLFKIDFAKAYDNVEWDFLLELLQEMGFGGRWIGWMQSCISTASLAVLVNGSPSEFFAIQKGLRQGDPLSPLLFNIVANGMSCMLNQLLGGEAPCGVEVAPGLRLNHL, from the coding sequence ATGCCGAGGCTGTTGAATCAGAATCAGTTTGCTTTTACAGCAGGTCGACAGATAGCAGATTGTTCTTTGATTGCAAATGAGGTTGTCCGCACAATGAGCTCAAGACCACAAGGTGGTTTGCTGTTCAAAATAGATTTTGCAAAAGCTTATGATAATGTGGAGTGGGATTTTTTGTTGGAACTACTTCAAGAGATGGGCTTTGGGGGAAGATGGATTGGTTGGATGCAGAGTTGTATCTCCACGGCTTCTTTGGCGGTTTTGGTTAATGGCTCGCCATCAGAATTCTTTGCTATTCAGAAAGGTCTTCGTCAAGGAGATCCTCTATCGCCGTTATTGTTTAATATTGTGGCTAATGGGATGTCGTGTATGCTCAATCAGTTGCTTGGAGGGGAGGCACCATGTGGGGTGGAGGTGGCACCGGGACTCCGTTTGAATCACTTATAG
- the LOC130735431 gene encoding UPF0481 protein At3g47200-like — MGSSAMTIQENELQIEHIIDIPKDIGHALHDLCCIYKVPPHLRNLNGGEAYEPQLISIGPFHHEKPLTKSSKFQSMHTQKQRYFISFWERVTNKKSVAKYKAFLKKNTNKIRHYYSVPIVDINDDDFVDMILLDSVFILELFLRNSETERKKDYMFTTSWICKGIQRDLLLLENQLPMFVLEALYGKIFKDNLPSRFVELGVNYFEDYIPYKSILSNHDKHAIIAICQSCKHFTDLIRCFYLPKKVHDKEWDPSIHFILNGENEYIPKTAVRLDQAGVNLEVVYHRDMLDIKFTKIPVMNWLLCFGCIPCFKCFQCRLQIPQFKVKQTTECVLRNLIALEKCHYSDQPFICSYVFLIDSLINSNLDVAFLVEKEIIVNELGSNHELAEMTNGLCKNVVVTHNYYGNISKKLQHHYYNSWKRSMGGLKSLYFRDAWRFSSTVVGVVVFIFAILNFLRLIGVYKPKHN, encoded by the coding sequence ATGGGTTCTTCTGCCATGACTATACAGGAAAATGAACTCCAGATTGAGCACATCATTGACATTCCAAAAGATATTGGGCATGCACTGCATGATCTGTGTTGTATTTACAAGGTTCCTCCTCACCTCCGTAACCTGAATGGTGGAGAAGCCTATGAGCCACAGTTGATCTCAATTGGCCCTTTTCACCACGAGAAACCTCTCACGAAGTCATCAAAATTTCAGTCAATGCATACACAGAAACAAAGGTATTTCATTTCCTTTTGGGAACGTGTAACAAATAAAAAGTCTGTGGCCAAATACAAAGCCTTcctaaaaaaaaacactaacaaGATACGCCATTATTATTCTGTTCCCATTGTGGATATAAATGATGATGACTTTGTGGACATGATCCTGTTAGATTCTGTCTTCATCTTAGAGCTGTTTCTGAGAAATTCAGAAACTGAACGGAAAAAGGATTACATGTTCACAACATCATGGATTTGCAAGGGCATCCAGAGAGACTTGTTGCTCCTTGAAAATCAGCTTCCAATGTTTGTGTTGGAAGCATTATATGGAAAGATTTTCAAAGATAATTTGCCATCAAGATTTGTTGAGCTTGGAGTTAACTACTTTGAAGATTATATTCCATACAAGTCAATATTAAGTAATCACGACAAACACGCGATAATCGCGATCTGTCAGTCGTGCAAACACTTCACCGATTTGATCAGATGTTTCTACCTTCCAAAAAAAGTTCATGACAAGGAGTGGGATCCATCAATTCATTTCATCCTAAATGGCGAAAATGAATATATCCCTAAGACTGCAGTGAGGCTGGACCAAGCAGGGGTGAACCTGGAGGTAGTTTACCACAGGGACATGTTAGATATAAAGTTTACCAAGATTCCAGTTATGAACTGGCTTCTATGCTTTGGTTGCATTCCCTGCTTCAAGTGTTTCCAATGTAGATTGCAGATACCTCAATTCAAAGTAAAACAAACAACAGAATGTGTTCTGAGGAACCTCATTGCCTTGGAGAAGTGTCACTATTCAGATCAACCTTTCATCTGCAGCTATGTTTTTCTGATTGACTCTCTTATCAACTCTAATCTGGATGTGGCATTCTTAGTTGAAAAAGAAATCATTGTTAATGAACTTGGCAGCAATCATGAACTGGCAGAAATGACCAATGGTCTTTGCAAAAACGTCGTGGTGACACACAATTATTACGGCAATATTTCAAAGAAACTTCAGCATCACTACTACAATAGTTGGAAGCGTTCTATGGGTGGGTTAAAATCACTGTATTTCCGGGACGCTTGGAGGTTCAGCTCAACTGTTGTAGGAGTTGTTGTTTTCATCTTTGCTATCCTCAACTTCCTCCGTCTTATTGGTGTATACAAACCAAAACACAATTAA
- the LOC130738175 gene encoding general transcription and DNA repair factor IIH helicase subunit XPD, which translates to MKFQIEDVTIYFPYDNIYPEQYSYMVELKRALDAKGHCLLEMPTGTGKTIALLSLITSYVLSKPQSPLKLLYCTRTVHEMEKTLAELRLLHDYQTRFLGPAATILALGLSSRKNLCVNSRVLAAENRDSVDAGCRKLTASWVRAVAAENPAVPSCEFFEQYERAGSGAVLPPGVYTLQDLRAFGKEKGWCPYYLARHMVQFANVVVYSYQYLLDPKVAGIISKEMQKECVVVFDEAHNIDNVCIEALSVSVRRQTIEGARRNLTRMRQEIDKFKATDAGRLRAEYNRLVEGLALRGDLPATDGWLANPALPDDILKEAVPGNIRRAEHFIHVLRRLVQYFEGRMETENVEKESPVGFVTSILNHAGIDQKTLKFCYDRLHSLMMTLEITDTDEFLHIQSICDFATLVGTYARGFSIIIEPFDERMPHIPDPVLQLCCHDASLAIKPVFERFQSVVITSGTLSPIDLYPRLLNFNPVVSRSFTMSLTRDCICPMVLTRGSDQLPVSTKFDMRSDLGVVRNYGRLLLEMASVVPDGIVCFFVSYSYMDGIVNSWNENGILKEIMQHKLVFIETQDVVETTLALDNYRKACDCGRGAIFFSVARGKVAEGIDFDRHYGRLVIMFGVPFQYTLSKILLARLEYLRDTFQIKEGDFLTFDALRQAAQCVGRVIRSKADYGMMIFADKRYSRHDKRSKLPGWILSHLRDAHLNLSTDMALHIAREFLRKMAQPYDKTGGTGRKTLLSQEDLEKMMVEGSMNDILY; encoded by the exons ATGAAGTTCCAAATCGAGGACGTAACAATATACTTCCCCTACGACAACATCTACCCAGAACAATACTCCTACATGGTCGAACTCAAGCGAGCCCTCGACGCCAAAGGCCACTGCCTCCTCGAGATGCCAACCGGCACCGGCAAAACCATCGCACTTCTCTCCCTCATCACCAGCTACGTCCTCTCCAAACCCCAATCGCCGTTGAAGCTTCTCTACTGCACCCGCACGGTTCACGAGATGGAGAAAACCCTCGCCGAGCTTCGGCTCCTTCATGATTACCAGACGCGATTCCTCGGGCCTGCGGCGACTATTCTTGCGTTGGGTCTCTCGTCTCGGAAGAATCTCTGTGTTAATTCCCGGGTTCTTGCTGCGGAGAATCGGGATTCGGTTGATGCTGGGTGCCGGAAATTGACGGCTAGCTGGGTTAGGGCGGTTGCTGCGGAGAATCCCGCGGTGCCGAGTTGTGAGTTCTTTGAGCAGTATGAGAGAGCTGGGTCTGGTGCGGTTTTGCCGCCTGGGGTTTACACTTTGCAG GATCTGAGAGCGTTTGGGAAGGAGAAGGGCTGGTGTCCTTACTATCTGGCACGGCATATGGTGCAGTTTGCCAATGTGGTGGTGTATAGCTATCAGTATTTGCTTGATCCGAAGGTGGCTGGCATAATATCTAAGGAAATGCAGAAAGAATGTGTTGTTGTATTTGATGAAGCTCATAATATCGATAATGTCTGTATTGAAGCGCTTAGTGTGAGTGTGAGGAGGCAGACTATTGAAGGTGCTAGAAGAAATTTAACAAGGATGCGCCAAGAAATTGACAA GTTCAAGGCCACTGATGCAGGTAGACTCCGTGCTGAATACAACCGGCTTGTCGAGGGTTTGGCACTAAGAGGAGACCTGCCTG CCACGGATGGATGGCTTGCAAATCCAGCCTTGCCTGATGATATACTAAAGGAGGCTGTACCTGGAAATATTCGTCGGGCTGAGCATTTTATTCATGTTTTACGTAGATTAGTTCAATACTTTGAGGGGCGCATGGAAACAGAGAATGTGGAGAAGGAAAGCCCTGTTGGCTTTGTTACCTCTATTCTTAACCATGCTGGAATTGACCAAAAGACACTGAAGTTTTGTTATGATCGGCTTCATTCATTAATGATGACATTGGAAATTACAGATACTGATGAGTTCCTTCATATCCAAAGTATATGTGATTTTGCCACACTTGTTGGTACATATGCTCGTGGTTTTTCTATTATAATTGAACCTTTTGATGAGAGAATGCCACATATTCCTGATCCTGTATTGCAG CTTTGTTGCCATGATGCTTCTCTTGCCATAAAACCAGTTTTTGAGCGATTTCAGTCAGTTGTTATTACATCTGGCACACTAAGCCCTATAGATTTGTACCCTCGCCTGTTGAATTTCAACCCTGTTGTCAGTCGAAGTTTTACAATGTCCTTGACCAGAGATTGCATATGCCCTATGGTGCTTACCCGTGGCAG TGATCAGCTTCCAGTCAGCACCAAATTTGATATGAGAAGTGATCTAGGTGTAGTGAGGAATTATGGACGGCTCTTATTGGAGATGGCTTCAGTTGTTCCAGATGGTATTGTGTGTTTCTTTGTCAGTTACTCATATATGGATGGGATAGTCAATAGCTGGAATGAAAATGGAATTTTAAAG GAAATAATGCAGCATAAGCTTGTCTTTATTGAGACTCAGGATGTGGTAGAAACTACGTTGGCTCTTGACAACTACCGCAAGGCTTGTGATTGTGGAAGAGGTGCTATATTTTTTTCTGTTGCTAG AGGAAAGGTTGCTGAAGGTATAGATTTTGATCGACATTATGGCAGACTAGTAATCATGTTTGGTGTTCCTTTTCAATACACATTAAGCAA GATTTTGCTTGCACGCTTGGAATACCTCCGGGATACTTTTCAAATTAAGGAAGGAGATTTTCTGACTTTTGATGCTTTA AGACAAGCTGCTCAGTGTGTGGGTCGTGTAATACGTTCAAAGGCTGATTATGGGATGATGATTTTTGCGGACAAAAG GTATAGTCGTCATGACAAACGGTCCAAATTGCCGGGTTGGATACTCTCTCATTTACGTGATGCGCACCTAAACTTGAGCACTGACATGGCTTTGCATATAGCGCGTGAG TTCCTCAGGAAAATGGCTCAACCATATGATAAGACTGGTGGCACTGGCAGGAAAACCTTGTTGTCCCAGGAAGACTTGGAGAAGATGATGGTTGAGGGAAGCATGAATGATATTTTGTATTGA